A portion of the Juglans microcarpa x Juglans regia isolate MS1-56 chromosome 1D, Jm3101_v1.0, whole genome shotgun sequence genome contains these proteins:
- the LOC121261881 gene encoding protein ELF4-LIKE 4 has protein sequence MEGDISSGIGNGTQVDSKVLQAFQKNFVQVQDILDQNRLLINEINQNHESKIPDNLSRNVGLIRELNNNIRRVVDLYADLSSSFTKSVDASSEGESGGSFKSNGKASQKRIRSG, from the coding sequence ATGGAAGGTGATATATCTTCAGGCATAGGAAATGGAACCCAAGTAGATAGCAAGGTTTTGCAGGCATTTCAGAAGAACTTTGTGCAAGTCCAGGACATTTTGGACCAGAACAGGTTGCTAATCAATGAAATCAACCAAAACCATGAGTCAAAGATCCCTGATAACTTGAGCCGAAACGTGGGCTTGATTAGAGAGCTAAATAACAATATCAGAAGGGTTGTGGATCTCTATGCCGATCTTTCGAGCTCTTTTACCAAGTCAGTTGATGCTTCATCAGAAGGAGAATCAGGTGGGAGCTTTAAATCCAATGGCAAAGCCAGTCAGAAGAGAATTAGGTCCGGATAA